GCCGGATTCAGCGCCGCCTCGGTGAAGATCGCCTTGACGCCGGATGCCTCGATCGCCTCGATCAGCGCTGCCGTATCGCGCGCCGAGGGCTGCGATTGTGAGTCAAGGCTCGGGATAACCGTGCCAACCAGTGTCAGACCGTATGCGTGCACATAGTAGCCAAACGCATCGTGATTCGTCACAATTTTGCGCTGACTCTCCGGGATTGTCGCGATCTGCTCGCGAATCCAGATGTCCAACTCGTCCAGTTCCGCGAGGTAGGCGTCGGCGTTCGCTTCGTACGATGCGCGATTGTCAGCATCAGCAGCGACGAGCGCATCGCGGATGTTGGCGACCATCATCTTCGCATTGGCGACATCGAACCAGACGTGCGGATCGTTCGGCCCGTGGTCGTGTCCCTCCTCTGCGTCCTCATCGTGATCGTCCTCGTCTTCATTGTCGTGGTTCACGGACGCGAGCGGGGTGATGCCGTTGGTCACGATCGTAACCGGCGCTTTGGTCTCGGACGCGGCGATCATCTCGGATATCCAGGCGTCCAGACCGAGGCCATGCTCGATGACGACATCCGCGTCGGCGACAGAGCGCATCTCGCGCGGCGTCGGCTCGAACGAGTGCGGATCAGCGTTCGCCGGGACGATGCTCTGCACATCGACATGTTCGCCGCCGACGTTGCGCGCCATGTCGGCGATGATCGTCGTTGTCGCCACGACATTGAGCTTGCCGGAGTCTTCCGCTGCGCTATCTCCGCAAGCGGCGAGCAGCATCGCTCCGACAATAAGTACAACTAGCGCTGGAACTGTTCGAAGCTTGACCCGCTGCATCCCGGTACCCCACTCATCCGCCACTGGTCTCAATCTGTATTGAGACTCGGTATCAATAACCCGGACGATGATACAGTGTGGATTGCTCCGCGCCAAGTGCAATCTCGCAATAACAGCATCTGCGACTGAGGATCGGGTACGATCCGGTGCAGATAAACGGAAGAGAGCAGAGAAATGCGACGTTACGGATATCAGTGCGGCTCGTGTGGCGAGGAGTTCGACATCGAGCGCCCGGTCGAAGAAGCCGGTGAGCCGGCGACCTGCCCGTTCTGTGGACAGGTCGCTACGCGCGTGTTTCACGCGCCGAAGTTTCTCTTTAAGGGTGATCCGAGTGAGAACCGACCGGTTTGGCACAATCATGGAGCGTTTGGTCACGCACATGCGCCGCGCCGCGGGCATCACCCGCCGGGCATTGAAGACGAGTGACGCGCGCTGCGTCACATGCAGGTAGAGGACAGGTAATGGCTAAGGCAGTACAAATCTCTGACGCTGTTCGCGCGTTTCTGGATGAGCCACGCTTTGCCGTGCTGGCGACAATCGGCGCGGATGGCACGCCGCAGCAGTCCGTCATGTGGTACGAGCTGCAGGGCGACTCAATTATGATGAATACAACCGCGAGCCGAGTGAAGAACAGCAATGTCCGGCGTGACCCGCGCGTCTCAGTCTGCTTCGAGGAGGGCTACACCTACGTCGCCGTCCGCGGCACGGTGACCGAGATCATCGAGGACACCGAGACGGCCGAGAACGACATCATCTCGCTGGCGATCCGCTACAACCCAGGCACGACAGCGGACGAATACGGGCACTTTCGTACCGGCGACCGCCAGACTCTGCGGATCTCGATCGACAAGCTCTCATCCCACGGACTCACCGGCTAGCACAGCCAGCGGGAATCTGTCCAGCAACGAGGCGAGTGGCAGTGTGTCGCTTGCCTCGTGCCTTGCACCGGTCAGCACATCGCCCCAGCCAGATGGGGCATCGTTCGGCAGGAGTACGCGCGTATTGCCCCAGGCTTGCGCACCCAGCGGCGCTTGCGGGGCCGCGAATCCGGTAGCGCGGGCGAGCCCGGCGAGGAGCCGGGGGACGACCGTGATCGACCAGACGTCACCACTCCGGCGGGCGAACGCGACGACGTGCCGCCGTCGCTCGCCAGCGACCTCCAGCGGCAGGTATTCACCGCCTGCAAACAGATCGAGCAGACTCCGCCGATGCCGCGCCAGCTTCTGCGTCACAAGCAGCTTCACTGCGCCGGTACTCCAGTCAGCGAGGAGCGCAGCGACATCGGCTGATTCGAGCTGGTCGAGGAGCGCGGTTCGCTGCGCAAAGTCGACTGGTCTGCGATTGTCGGGATCGACGAGGCTGAGATCCCAGAGCTCGGTTCCCTGATAGAAGTCGGGTACGCCGGGAGCAGTCGCCTTGATCGCCAGTTGCGCCAGCGAATTGAGCGCACCATACCAGGCGACCTCGCGCTGGAACGGCAGGAAGTCATCGAGGAACGCATGGTTGTCCGAGGCGAGGATTGCATCGACGAATCCGGCGACCGCGGCTTCATACTCGACGTTCTGGTTGATCCAGCTGGTG
This genomic window from Thermomicrobiales bacterium contains:
- a CDS encoding zinc ABC transporter substrate-binding protein, which encodes MQRVKLRTVPALVVLIVGAMLLAACGDSAAEDSGKLNVVATTTIIADMARNVGGEHVDVQSIVPANADPHSFEPTPREMRSVADADVVIEHGLGLDAWISEMIAASETKAPVTIVTNGITPLASVNHDNEDEDDHDEDAEEGHDHGPNDPHVWFDVANAKMMVANIRDALVAADADNRASYEANADAYLAELDELDIWIREQIATIPESQRKIVTNHDAFGYYVHAYGLTLVGTVIPSLDSQSQPSARDTAALIEAIEASGVKAIFTEAALNPALANQIAGNAGVAVVSDLYGDSLGPEGSGADTYIGMMRTDTTRIVEALR
- a CDS encoding zinc ribbon domain-containing protein, whose product is MRRYGYQCGSCGEEFDIERPVEEAGEPATCPFCGQVATRVFHAPKFLFKGDPSENRPVWHNHGAFGHAHAPRRGHHPPGIEDE
- a CDS encoding PPOX class F420-dependent oxidoreductase gives rise to the protein MAKAVQISDAVRAFLDEPRFAVLATIGADGTPQQSVMWYELQGDSIMMNTTASRVKNSNVRRDPRVSVCFEEGYTYVAVRGTVTEIIEDTETAENDIISLAIRYNPGTTADEYGHFRTGDRQTLRISIDKLSSHGLTG